TTCCGTGACCAGGTTAAAGAGATGCTCGCCAAGACCCCTACGATTGGGGAGAGCGAACCACCCTCGGCCCCAACGGTGGAAGCCTCCCAGTCGTCGTTTTCCGTGCCACTAAAAGCCGTCGGCTCAGCCCTCAAGGTGGAAGCGGTGCTGAACGACACCGTTATCACCTCTTTCCTCCTCGATACGGGCTCTGGCAAGACCCTCATCAACCCCGAGACCGCCCGGCGGCTCAACCTCGACGTGGGGCCCTCCAACCCGGCTATCGCGGGCTACGTTGCGGGCGGCGCCATGGTCACCTTCCCCGTGGTCTACCTGGAGCGCTTTTCCCTGGGGCAGGTGGCCCTCGAGGACCTGCCGGTGTTAGTCGGAGGGGGGCCGCAGCTGATGGGGATGGACGTCCTCCAGCAGTTTCGCTACTCCATCGACTCGGCCAACACCCGCCTGGTCCTAAATCTCAAGCCTGAAACCACGTCGGGCGAGGGCCGGGGCGGCCACAACAGGCTCTGGTGGAAGCGAAAGTTCGCCTTTTTGAAGGAACGGATAGGCGAGGAAAAAGCTCTCGAAGCTAAGCTCGACGAGCAGCTGCAGGCCCTACCAGCCGGTCAAGAGCGGCTCCAGCTCCTCCACATGCGAAAGGAGGTGGCCGGACGCAAGGAGACGTGGCGAGGCAGGCTCCGGGACCTCGAGCTTAAGGCCGCGGGGGCGATGGTGCCCCTTGAGTGGCGCGGCCCTCCGTGATAACCATCGACGGCGCCTTTGGGGCCGGCGGGGGCCAGATGCTGAGAACCGCCCTTGGGCTCTCCGCCGTCACCGCTCAGCCCTTCCGCATGGTCAACATTCGGGCCGGTCGTCCCAAGGCGGGCCTGGCCGAGCAACACCTCCAGGCCGTGAAGGCGGTGGCCTCTCTCTGCCGAGGAAAAGTCACGGGGGCCGAGCTCCGCTCGACGGAGCTAACGTTCACACCGGGGCCCCTAACCACGGGCAGCCTGCAAGTCCCCATCAGGACGGCCGGCAGCGTGGGCCTCGTGCTCCAGTCGCTCCTCATACCGGCGACCCGCCTCGCATTGGACCTGACGGTAAAGGGTGGGGCCACCTACGGCAAGTTCGCCATGCCGGTCCACCACCTAAAATACGTAATGCTCCCCCTGCTTGAGAAGATGGGATGGGGCGCGAAGGTGGTCGTGGAGAGTGAGGGCTTCTTCCCCAAAGGGGGCGCGCGGGTGCGGGTTACGTCTAAGCCGGGACGCCTTAGCCCCTTGGCCCTCGAGGCGCCGGGCCGCCTAAAAGCCGTCGCGGGCATCTCGGTAGCTCACCGCTCC
The genomic region above belongs to Nitrospinota bacterium and contains:
- a CDS encoding aspartyl protease family protein encodes the protein MRTYLPTVLLALFVLGLPIAQATQIYRWSDDQGTIHFTTDPGEIPEEFRDQVKEMLAKTPTIGESEPPSAPTVEASQSSFSVPLKAVGSALKVEAVLNDTVITSFLLDTGSGKTLINPETARRLNLDVGPSNPAIAGYVAGGAMVTFPVVYLERFSLGQVALEDLPVLVGGGPQLMGMDVLQQFRYSIDSANTRLVLNLKPETTSGEGRGGHNRLWWKRKFAFLKERIGEEKALEAKLDEQLQALPAGQERLQLLHMRKEVAGRKETWRGRLRDLELKAAGAMVPLEWRGPP
- a CDS encoding RNA 3'-terminal phosphate cyclase; this encodes MARPSVITIDGAFGAGGGQMLRTALGLSAVTAQPFRMVNIRAGRPKAGLAEQHLQAVKAVASLCRGKVTGAELRSTELTFTPGPLTTGSLQVPIRTAGSVGLVLQSLLIPATRLALDLTVKGGATYGKFAMPVHHLKYVMLPLLEKMGWGAKVVVESEGFFPKGGARVRVTSKPGRLSPLALEAPGRLKAVAGISVAHRSLEGARVADRQAEAAADRLLTLMPGAGHMVHMPSHIYMRLGRFEDAAVFQFENPAGDLFVTRLFG